One stretch of Clupea harengus chromosome 2, Ch_v2.0.2, whole genome shotgun sequence DNA includes these proteins:
- the LOC116223808 gene encoding E3 ubiquitin-protein ligase TRIM35-like, producing MASKSFSQEDFSCPVCFEIFKNPVILTCSHSMCKVCLQKFWETKGSRECPVCRRKSSKSDLPLNRHLKNLCETFQQERSQRDPFCSLHRSELKLFCEDDKQLVCVVCRDSKLHKNHTFSPISEAAFEHKQEELKIKLEPLQKKLDNFKQVKTTSDKTAQHIRVQAQHTERKIKKEFEKLHQFLRDEEAARLAALREEEEQKSQMMKEKIEKMSREISSLSDTTRAIEEEMGADDITFLQVGPMLYLC from the exons ATGGCGTCCAAGTCTTTTTCACAAGAGGATTTTTCCTGTCCTGTTTGTTTTGAAATCTTCAAGAATCCCGTTATTCTAACATGTAGTCACAGTATGTGTAAAGTCTGCTTACAGAAGTTCTGGGAGACTAAAGGATCCAGggaatgtccagtctgcaggagaaaATCCTCTAAAAGTGACCTTCCACTTAACCGCCATCTAAAGAATCTGTGTGAGACTTTCCAAcaggagagaagtcagagagatcctttctgcagtctgcaccgTTCTGAACTCAAGCTTTTCTGTGAAGATGAcaaacagcttgtgtgtgtggtgtgtcgagaCTCAAAACTCCACAAGAACCACACATTCAGTCCTATCAGTGAAGCAGCATTTGAGCATAAG CAGGAAGAACTGAAGATCAAACTGGAGCCCTTACAGAAGAAGCTGGACAACTTTAAACAAGTTAAAACAACCAGTGATAAAACTGCCCAACACATAAGA GTCCAggcccaacacacagagaggaagatcaAGAAGGAGTTTGAAaagcttcaccagtttctacgagatgaagaggcagccaggttagctgcactgagggaggaagaggagcagaagagtcagatgatgaaggagaaaattgagaagatgagcagagagatctcatctctttcagacacaaccAGAGccatagaggaggagatgggagctgatgacatcacattcctgcaggtaGGGCCCATGCTTTATCTTTGTTAG